Genomic window (Candidatus Bipolaricaulota bacterium):
AGCTCGCGGCGGCGGTGACGAGCGCGGCGCGCGAGGCAACAGCGGCGTTCGGGAAGACCGAGCTCTACCTCGAGCGCGCCCTGATCAACCCGCGTCATATCGAGGTCCAGGTGATCGGCGATGCGTTCGGGAGGATCGCCCACCTCGGGGAGCGGGAGTGCTCGATCCAACGCCGTCACCAGAAGCTGATCGAGGAGGCGCCCGCTCCCAACCTCGATCCGGAGATCCGAGCCGCCCTCCACGCTGCCGCCCTCACCGCCGCTCGTACCCTTGACTACCGGAGTGCGGGGACGGTCGAGTTCATCCTCGACGCGGACGGCAACTTCTACTTCATCGAGATGAACGCCCGCATCCAAGTGGAGCACCCGGTGAGCGAAGCGGTGACCGGGGTGAACCTGGTGAAAGAGCAGATCCGGATCGCGCGGGGGGAGGGACTCTCT
Coding sequences:
- a CDS encoding acetyl-CoA carboxylase biotin carboxylase subunit (an AccC homodimer forms the biotin carboxylase subunit of the acetyl CoA carboxylase, an enzyme that catalyzes the formation of malonyl-CoA, which in turn controls the rate of fatty acid metabolism); amino-acid sequence: LAAAVTSAAREATAAFGKTELYLERALINPRHIEVQVIGDAFGRIAHLGERECSIQRRHQKLIEEAPAPNLDPEIRAALHAAALTAARTLDYRSAGTVEFILDADGNFYFIEMNARIQVEHPVSEAVTGVNLVKEQIRIARGEGLSRDEFPIRGHAIECRINAEDPQTGFLPASGRLRIKSLPGGYGVRVDTHIYDGMEVRPHYDSLLAKVITWGEDREEAMIRMYTALERFQIAGVATTRDLAQEIIAHPAFREGRIGTGFLNEEGIG